One Rhea pennata isolate bPtePen1 chromosome 3, bPtePen1.pri, whole genome shotgun sequence DNA segment encodes these proteins:
- the PNISR gene encoding arginine/serine-rich protein PNISR: MWDQGGQPWQQWPLNQQQWMQSFQHQQDPSQIDWAALAQAWIAQREASGQQNVVEQQGMMPNGQDVSGIESGSNNHNNFQGDPNFNRMWQPEWGMPHQPPHPPPDQQWMAPTPGPMEIVPPSEDSNSQDSGEFAPDNRHIFNQNNHNFGGPPDNFAMGPVNQFDYQHGAAFGPPQGGFHPPYWQPGPPGPPGPPAPPAPPQNRRERPSFRDRQRSPIAMPVKQEPPQIDAVKRRTLPAWIREGLEKMEREKQKKLEKERMEQQRSQMSKKEKKASEEAEEGDGPRLPQKSKFDSDEEDEDAENTEGVSVGKISRSPSPAPQEEQSEPEMTEEEKEYQMMLLTKMLLTEILLDVTNEEIYYVAKDVHRKATKAPAKQLAQSSALASLTGLGGLGGYGSGDSEDERSDRGSESSDTDDEELRHRIRQKQEAFWRKEREQQLLLEKQLEEEKLQNEKVAKEMNEFISKEQNSNFTSQEGKEIEADMIHEKKRSPNAIIPDTEPKKEGKEKERTGKSRSRSSSSGSTSSNSRSSSSSSTASSSSYSTSSGSSRSSSRSSSPKRKKRHSRSRTPSHKVRRSRSRSYSRRNRRERSRSREKIRERRRPSRNRSAERGERRRNPSPSRERSWDRRRSSSRSRGRVSHASRSRSRDRRKSEDQRRSPTGNRHKHKSDGKDQERKKEQSGSTDKDRKKNRERERDQEKRKDKPKKEEKESKASNHDDSNRLKRKRDGERTFSRSDSISVKILRQDSRQESKKSSTKDSKKHSGSESSARSSSESPGSSKEKKAKKSKHIRSCSMEKSQRSGKKASRKHKSKSRSRSTTPPRRKR, translated from the exons atgTGGGATCAAGGTGGACAACCTTGGCAGCAATGGCCTTTGAACCAACAGCAGTGGATGCAGTCATTTCAGCACCAGCAAGATCCAA GCCAGATAGACTGGGCTGCATTAGCTCAAGCATGGATTGCTCAGCGAGAAGCCTCCGGACAACAGAATGTGGTGGAGCAACAGGGAATGATGCCAAATGGACAGGATGTTTCAGGAATAGAATCTGGTTCAAACAACCATAATAATTTTCAGGGGGATCCCAACTTCAACAGAATGTGGCAGCcag AATGGGGAATGCCTCACCAACCCCCTCATCCACCTCCAGATCAGCAGTGGATGGCTCCAACCCCAGGTCCGATGGAAATTGTTCCTCCATCTGAAGACAGCAACAGTCAGGACAGTGGGGAATTTGCTCCTGACAACAGGCATATATTTAACCAGAACAATCACAACTTTGGGGGACCTCCCGATAACTTTGCAATGGGGCCAGTGAACCAGTTTGACTATCAG CATGGGGCTGCCTTTGGTCCACCCCAAGGTGGATTTCATCCTCCTTATTGGCAGCCGGGACCACCGGGGCCACCGgggccaccagcacctcctgcaCCTCCTCAGAATCGAAGGGAAAGACCCTCGTTTAGAGACCGTCAGCGTTCACCTATTGCGATGCCAGTGAAGCAGGAGCCTCCACAAATTG ATGCTGTGAAGCGTAGAACTCTTCCTGCCTGGATTCGTGAGGGCCTGGAAAAGATGGAAcgagagaaacagaaaaaactggaaaaagagagGATGGAACAGCAACGTTCACAAAtgtctaaaaaagaaaaaaaagcaagcgaGGAGGCTGAAGAAGGGGATGGTCCACGGTTACCTCAGAAAAGTAAATTT GACAGTGATGAGGAAGatgaagatgctgaaaacaCAGAAGGTGTAAGTGTTGGGAAAATCAGCAGGAGTCCATCCCCAGCTCCTCAAGAGGAGCAAAGTGAAccagaaatgacagaagaagaaaaggagtatCAAATG atgttGCTGACAAAAATGCTGCTGACAGAGATTCTTTTAGATGTcacaaatgaagaaatttaTTATGTGGCCAAAGATGTACACCGTAAAGCAACTAAAg CTCCTGCAAAACAGCTGGCACAGTCCAGTGCACTGGCTTCCCTCACTGGACTCG GTGGACTGGGTGGTTATGGATCAGGAGACAGTGAAGATGAGAGGAGTGACAGAGGCTCTGAATCATCTGATACTGATGATGAGGAATTACGACACAGAATCAGGCAAAAACAGGAAgcattttggagaaaagaaagagaacagcaaCTATTGCTAGAAAAACAGCTAGAAG aagaaaaactacaaaatgaaaaagttgcAAAAGAGATGAATGAATTTAtcagcaaagaacaaaacagtaatttcacatcacaggagggaaaagaaattgaagCAGATATgattcatgaaaagaaaagatctcCAAATGCAATCATACCTGATACAGAACCCAAAAAAGAGggtaaagaaaaagagaggacaGGAAAGAGTAGGTCAAGAAGCTCTAGTAGCGGTAGCACTAGCAGCAATAGCAGAAGCAGTAGTAGTAGCAGTACTGCGTCTAGTTCATCATACAGCACTAGCTCAGGTAGTAGTCGCAGTTCTTCACGTTCTTCCTCTcctaaaaggaagaagagacatAGTCGCAGCAGAACCCCTTCACATAAAGTTAGGCGCAGTAGAAGCAGGAGTTACTCTCGTagaaacaggagagagagaagtaggagtagggaaaaaataagggaaaggagaagaccTAGTAGAAATCGGAGCGCTGAAAGAGGGGAGAGACGAAGAAATCCGAGTCCTTCCCGAGAGAGAAGTTGGGATAGACGCAGAAGTAGTAGTCGCTCAAGAGGACGAGTTAGCCATGCTAGTCGCAGCAGAAGTAGGGATAGACGTAAAAGTGAAGACCAGCGTAGAAGTCCAACTGGAAATAGGCACAAACATAAAAGTGATGGCAAAgatcaagaaaggaaaaaagagcaaagtgGAAGTACAGATAAAgataggaaaaagaacagagaaagggagagagatcaggaaaaaagaaaggataagccaaaaaaagaagagaaagaaagtaagGCCAGCAATCATGATGACAGTAAtagattaaagagaaaaagagacgGTGAAAGAACTTTCTCTCGCAGTGATTCAATATCTGTGAAAATATTAAGACAGGATTCCagacaagaaagcaaaaaaagttcTACCAAAGATAGTAAAAAACATTCAGGCTCTGAATCTAGTGCAAGGAGTAGTTCTGAATCACCAGGaagcagtaaagaaaagaaGGCTAAGAAATCGAAGCATATTCG